The window GTATTAAATGCTTTCTTTACATGCTTAATATTTTATCCTCACACCAGTCTTTATGTTGTGTTATTCTCATTCTATGGATGAGCAAAATGAGGCTCGGAGATGTTAAGTAATTTTCCCAAAGCCACATACTGAGAAGATAGGCCTCAACCTAATTGTGatttgaaaggtttttttttgtcttaactTTAAAATTGCAGTGCTTCAAGGTCCCTCTTTGCTTCTGGTAATCAGTGTTGTTATCACGCCCTTTACGAGGCCAAGCCAAACCCACACCAGTTACCAACCCAAACTCAGTTCTCCCCAATACCTAACATCTATTTCACTCCTTTATGACTGTATCCTTTCAAccatctgcatttcttctttgctCTTGGCATAGTCATTCCAGATGCCATCAGCAACGCTGCTTCCTTTTTCAGAGAATAATCTAGTCCTTCATTTGCAGTCTTGATTTCTTCTAAGATGTttacttgaaataaaaacactttcaaGTCTCAGGATCCAAATAGATTTCTCTCTGCCTGCCCATTCATTTATAAGCTCGGTGAGAGCAGGCACTGAATCGTACTCACTTTTATGTCCTCATGGCCTAATAGACCTTCAGTAAATGTTGACTGAAGAAATCACTCGATGCCTCTGGCCAGTTATTGAGCAGGCCCAGTCAGATGTTTGAAGATCACTGCAGTGGCTACTTAATAAACAAAGACTGTTGGACCAACACAAATTACACCAGGTCCAAGGCTGTGTGCCTCaaggatcttctcagaccaacACCACAGAGCCAAGGAATGGCAGCTCAGACAATAGAGCTCTTCCCAGAAAACCTTGGGTCATGTAGGCTGACTCTGAACCTTACCTGTTCCATCAATGACATATGGTACAAAAGCAAGGAAGACAGTTTTAAACTGCTTGACTATAACACAGATTACTGTAGCATTATTTCATAccctaaaatatgaaaagaatgtgTCCGTGgattacatacatatgtgtaaaaTAAGAAACTCAGTATCACTTTAAAAATGAGTCCTGGCCAAAGAGCATTGCTCTGCTTAATATGGGGTTAAAATGCCAATAGGAATAAATTGTATAATAAAACAGTATATGTCTCACTATTTCCAACTTAGTCACTTGTGATTTTACAGTTAAACTCCCTTGTTGCTTTAGAGATTCCATTTCTACTCTAACATTCCATATTTCAGTGCTCGGAGAAAGTTGATTATTACCACGAAATGTTTTAATCCACTTAATATAATTAAGTGTATAAAATAGTAGACTCTAGAACGGAACTGCTGAGATTCTAATTCCAGCTCTCCAAATATTAatttatgtgaccttgggcaacagACCTACCGCCTCCTTcaattttctcatccataaattaGGCATAATACTCCCTCTCCTATGATGGATGTACTATATGAGTTAGTGTTTGTTAGGGAGTTAgtgagttagaaaaaaaaaaaattcactttttttccaCAAATACAGGGCGGGGGGGGGAAATGGAGTAAAAAGCAGCTCTATGCTCTTCTTGGAGCTCTCACTGGAATTACAACTCCACAGTCCCAATTCCAAGAAAGATATGTGATGATTCATTCAATAATTTGAGGGCCTactatggcaccccactccagtactcttgcctggaaaatcccatggatggaggagcctggtaggccgcggtccatggggtcgctaagagtcggacacgactgagcgacttcactttcacttcacactatGCGCTGAAACTCACCATGAATCAGACACAGCCTCTGCTGGTCAAAGGGTTACAGTCAGGTTAGAGATCAGAATTTTAATCCACTttttcttacagatgagaaaattgaggtccagagaagttgtgccttgctcaaagtcacaaagCTAAATAGCACCAGAGGTGAGACCAGAAACTAGGTCTTTCCACAACTCTCAGCTCAGAACTCTTTCCAAAGGGCCACCCACCTATTTGAGCGCCACATCTCAATTTCTATTTGAGGCTCTACCTAGCTTTTGTGACTTTCCCATATTTGCACCCACCACTACCATCCTCCCAAACCTAGAGCCTAGGGTTTAGGAAAGAAAACATTGGGCCCAGAAGAGAAAGTTACAGGCTGGGCGATTTGAACcttcctttaaaagaaaaggtTACTCTCTACTCCTTGCTTAACTCATCCGGTGCCGGAAAGGCTGAGAccgttaaaaagaaaaaaaaaaaaaggaagagtggTCCCACTCTGGACCGATAGAATGGAGTGCCCGCCTCCTGGTGCGGCAGCATCAATGATAGATGGGGAGTCACTTGTCAGAGGGCTGTGGGCGGGGGCCAGGCCCCACGAGGGCCGCGGGACCGGAGGGTGAGCGCGGCTAAGCGCAGGCTCAGAGGAGACAGCCCGCAGGAGGTGATGGTCACAGACCCTGGGAGAAGGCGGCCAGTGGGAGGAAAGGTAGTCACTTGGGGACGAGGCAGGACTGCAGAAGGTGGAGGATTCTGGAGGTGACGGCAAGGACAGCACACAACTGCGAGGGGTGGCTGAAGCTTCTGTGCGAACACCGGGCGGGTGGAGCTAAGAAAGGAGAGCAGCGCGCCGGCGCTGCCGGAGGGTCCCGCCCGGGCGGGGGGGTGCCATGTCTCGCGAGCGGCACCCCCGCACCGACATCCCCCGCAACCTGAGCTTCATTGCCTCGCTGACAGAGCGAGCCTACTACCTCAGCCAGCGGCCCAGCCTCGAGGAGGAGCCAGAGGAGGAGCCAGGCGAGGGAGGTACGCGTCTCGGGGCCCGATCCCGAGCTCCAGGTCCGAGTCGGGGGCGCCGGGCTCGTTCTGCGCCCGCCGGAGGCAGCGGGATCCGGGCGCTCCGCAACCACAGCCCCGATACCCGTAAGAGAGTGCGTTTCGCTGACGCGCTGGGGCTGGAGCTGGCAGCCGTGCGCCGCTTCCGCCCGGGAGAGCTGCCCCGGGTGCCCCGCCACGTGCAGGTCCAGCTGCAGAGGGACGCCCTCCGCCACTTCACGCCGTGCCAGCCCCGCGCCCGAGGCCTCCAGGTAGGCGGCAGAGGCACTCCGCTTCCCCAGGACTTCCTCAGCTTGGCCTCGGCGGACGTGTGGGAGTGGATTTACCTAGAAACACCCATCTCCATCCCCAACCCTGGGCTTGCTCTCGCTCACCCGCTTTGGGGTTCCCTTTGGGGAGTTCCCTAGGCCActctccctgctgcccccagACTGCCCCGACTCCAGGGTCGGCCTCTGATTGGTCCGGTGCCTCGCCCTgaccccgcccccgttctccccCCGCCCCTCTCCTTCCCGGCTTCCTCTTCCCCGCTCCTCCTTTCCCTACAGGAGGCGCGCGCCGCCCTGGAGCCGGCCAGCGAGCCCGGCTTCGCCGCCCGCTTGCAGGCTCAGCGCATCTGCCTGGAACGCGTCGAGGCGGGCCCGCTGGGCGTGGCCGGGAGCGCGCGCGTGCTGGACCTGGCCTACGAGAAGCGCGTGAGCGTGCGCTGGAGTGCAGACGGCTGGCGGAGCCAACGAGAGGCGCCCGCCGCCTAcgccggcccggccccgcccccgccgcgcgcCGACCGCTTCTCCTTCCGCCTGCCGGCGCCACCCATTGGAGGCGCCCTGCTCTTCGCCCTGCGCTACCGCGTGACGGGCCACGAGTTCTGGGACAACAACGGCGGCCGTGACTATGCTCTGCGTGGGCCGGAGCACCCGGGCAGTGGTGGAAACCCGGAGCCCCAGGGCTGGATCCACTTTATCTGAGACGCAGGCGGCCGACGGcggaaaaaaatcaaaggcacCGGGAGGGCTGGGAGATCCCAAACATTTCCCTGAGAGGAATGGGAGAAACCGGGATTGGCAGGGAGCTGTCCTAAGGAGTCAAGTCAGGGAGAGCGAGGAGAATGGGAGAAACCAAAGGGGTGTGAAGAGTGTGTGGACTTAAAGAAAGCCGAGGAGACTGGGGTGGATGTGAGTGGATGAACCCACGTCATAGAAAAGGGAGACGGAAGGGGTGCTGgaatattagaaaagaagcaaagggATGATGGTGACGTTCTCTTCCGTGAGTGGGTACTGGGAGAAAGTGAGTAGGTGGGTCAGACTTAGGTAGTCAAAGGTTGAGGACACCTCTTTGGTACTCAGGAGGTATTTTATGTGAACTAGAAACACAGTTGAAATCATTTAGATTGCTGGTTCACTCCCTCTTACTGGTCTTTGCCACCCCAGGTCCCACAGCCCTGCTGTCCTAGCTTTAACTCAGCTATAATTACCTTGCTTAAGTCCCAGGAATTTGGCCATTGCTCCGCAGCCCCCGGCATTATGACAGGATTCCCTTGTCACCCCTGCAGTCCCTGGTTTCAGTCTTTGCTGACTGGCTGGGGAGTGAATGGCAGGTAACAGTCAGAGCTCCTTCCTCCAGGCAACCCTGgggatgaaaatgaaagcaaaaccaaCTCCAGGCCTTGTAGCTAAATAATGTGGTGCCTAAGGGGTGAGTGCAATCAGGAGCTTTCAGAAAAATGCCAGCCTTACCTTTCCGGGTGCCTTCTAATGACCTCTAAGCACTTTATGGACTGTCTTTGTCAAGGGACAACACGGGGTTCTTTCTGCCTCAGAAGAGAAGGGAATCACTGACTAGCTGgataactttgggcaagttacttcacctctctgggccccagtttcCTCCTTGAGAAACAGCATTTGGATTAGTTGATCTCTTAGGCCCCTTCTTGCTCTGACATTGTGTGATCTGTGAGGGGAAGAGTGAGGATTAGAAGCCACATTCTCCAGCCTGCAGTTGGAGTGCTTACAGTTCAGGACACACAGTACCCCAAGCGTCTGGTTGGCCCTGAGAATGGTCCTCCAGTTTTTGACACATGTTCCAGAGCCCAGGAAACATCCCATAGCCAGCCTACAGTCTCAGGGTATTCCAGGGCCTCTTTCACCTCCTTGCTTTTTGCTCTTGCCCCACAGACTTCCAGCCTGGGTGCTATGAGACAGCTTGTGGGAGGTGCCTTTCTCAGGGAAAATGATGCTTGGGAGCCCCTAAGATGAAACAGTGTTGGGGACTTTCTTGAGGTTAAAGGATTATTGGTAtaagaaatggaaaacatttcaaataaagaaGCAGAGCAGCTTGAAAATTAAATGGTGCCAGAAGATAGCAGTCTGTTCCATACCCTGAGCAAGTGAATGGGAAAGCTGGACTCCTGCCCACTCACATTCATGCTTTTATGTCTCCTGGTTAACCTCTGctggatgtttgtttttctcttttttcaccctgtttcttttttttttttttccaccctgtTTCTaagttcttctctttccttctgcccatctcaccattttcattttcttttagcaTGTAGGGTATTTACCTTCATTTCCTCTAGTTCCATCTGCCTCCCTCTTCATCCTTGTTGATCTCTGCTATTCCTTCTCCCTCCAGAAGAGGTTCCTTTTCTCCAAGACCATGGTTGGTCCACTTTGCTCTCTCAGGCTCCTTCTTGACAGTCTTCTAGAAGGGAGAAGAAGCAGTTCCTGATGCTGCAGATGAACATGGAGCTCCCAGGTAACCAGCTCCCCAAACCCatttctttctgttactgatttctcaAAATTTTTTGGATTCCCCTTTTACCACTCAGTGAGAGAAGGTAGACGCACACGTGCCCATACATGCATTCAGAATAGAGTATAGGGCTTGTTTATCGTGCCCCTCCTCTCCAAAACCctaattctttaaagaaaaaaacggTTAAAAGAGAAACCCCAAGTCACTCTAATGCCCATTTAAATGTCATCCTTATctgataaagaaaacaaagaatttcaTGTATCTTGTGGATCACCTTCAGGTCAGAGTCCCAGCAGAGTGAAGAGAGAAAGTGTACTGGAAGCCACCAAGCAATGCACTTTTTAGTCACCAATGAAGAGCCCAGGGGAGGATAATGGAGTGGGAGACGGGGTCAAGGCTCAATGTGTAATCTCTTGCTTAATGTGTATGCATGACTGTTACCTTGTATTTAGCAATCTCAAGAGCCCACATTTACTTATCTATCCACTAAAATCTGGTGCCTTGCATGCATGATAATCCTGAAAACAACCTTATGAATGGAGTAATGTTATTCTTGTTTTAGAGAGAAAACAGTTCAGAAAAGCTTAGTAATTTATTCAAGATCACACaactagtaaatggcagagctagGGTTGTGAACTCAGGAGATCTCCAGAGCCTCTGTGTATAAGCATGATGtcataatattttcctttaaaaacaaaattaaaaccttacctttaaaaaaaaaaaaaacaaaaaacagaaacccTTGCCACATATCTTGTACTAGGAGAAGACCAGTTTCTAATTGTTCTCTGCCTTCCCAGCCTCCCTAACTGGCTTGGGAAAGGCAAAGCACTGAGCGTCCCAGGCTTCATCTGCTCCTTCCAGAAGCTTGCTGCTGCTTTCTGTGACCCTGTCCCAGCTCCGTAGGATCAGCAAGGAACCACTTCGCCTGCCTGCTGGAGAATTTAGGAACCCATGTGAACTCCAGCCTTCCCATACAGTAGGATTCTCTTCTGGCCCTAGGTAGTTTTAGTCCACACCTGTTGGCGTGCTGCACACCTtcctaccccaccccccacccccccactagCCGTGAACCACCCAGTTGCCTAAAATTTGCACTGGAAGGATTCATGAGTAGGCTAATTGCTGGATGGTCTGCTGGATGGTTGGTCTCCTGGAGCCCGAGTAATACTAAGGGGATAAATGCAAATGGATTTGGGGGCAGGGAACCAAGGAGAATTCATTGTTCTTGGGCTTTATCCCTAAGAATTACCATTGCTCACCCATTCCTCTGTTCTCAACTTTCTAGAGCCAATACATGAGtcctgtggtttttccatacaGAGTTGCCCCAGGGTAGTGGTGGGAAGGTGGTAAGCTGCTAGTCAAATCTGACATGAGAAACACTAGGAATTTGGCAGAATCTTTAGAGGTGTGTCATGTGTTAAGCACAGGACTTTCCTGTAAAGCCTGATGACTCCAAACAGGAACGGTTCAGGATATAACCTGTCAGTCATGGACTGGGAAGTGCCATATGAGAAACCAGTACCATGGTCACGGGCTTGGTCCTTGAAGCAACACAGCAGGAACACTTTTGCCTTTTCCTCTCATCCAGAACTCAGATGTCCTTCCTACATACTCTTCctgttcctttgttttcctttatgaatATAGCTCATCATTTCTCTTCTTAATAAGCCCTAACTCAGCTTTCCAATTTCATCCCACAGTCCCTTTCTTCTAACTCCTGTGTTTTTCTGGCGCTCCTCTGGATCTTGGCAATCCATAGATCACAGAATTCAGAGACCTGAAAAAGCTTGTCTTTGGAGATCATTGGGTCTAGATTCCCCTTGAGATTAGGACACAGGGTCAGAGAATTTGTTAGTACAACTGCAGATGGGTAAACCCAAGCCTCTTGACCACATCATATTCCCAGGCTACCAAAGAGCCCTCTCTCCACAGGAACAGACCCATGATTTTTCATGGCAAGGGATACATCAGAAGTGTTTCATTTTCTGCTTCTCATTTCCATTCCCTACTGCATtcaggcagaaagagaaacaaaagggacTAGTATGTCCTTAGCCTTGGCACTTGTTTCAGTGATGTTGCTGAAGAACAGTGAAGTTGctaaaacaaacaacagaatAATTTACCCATTGAATAGCTAACCTAGAGAGGAAATAAAAGTGTCTTCTGTGAATCCCCCAAACCACTGTTCTCATCAGACCCTCCCTGAATCTCCCCACCCCCTTCACAGTGCAGCTTGGTTCTCTGGACCCCATACCTGCTGGTATTGTGCCTCATTTCAGCTTCCTCATGCAGCTGCCCTCCCTTTTGGATAAAAGACctcatatttgaaataaatttgaaatttgaaaataaagtatAAGATGTTGAGAAgtattatttttggggggctgaGGGTGGCAAGAGACCCAGAGGCAAgatttcttcctccctctcaccCCTCATTGCTTGGCCATCTCATTTCTTGAGATGGGAAGGAGATAATGGAGGAGTTGGGTGACCCTGTTACGAGACACCCCTACTGTATAACACTACCATTTGGGGCAGTGGTACGGAAAGTTACCAGGCCTGGCACTTAGCTCCCCTCTACCCTGCACCCAGAACCAGTTGCCGCTGCAATTAAAGAGAATAGCTCAGGTAAAAGGTTTCCCCATTGGTGAGGTGCTCTTCTTAAGGGATCATCTAAATTACATTCTGCTCCTTAGTCAGTGGAGGGAAGATCAAAGCCCCTTTGTCAAGGGCAACcctaaaacaaagaacaaaagcaTGATGGAGAGGAAAAGCAAGGACCTTTGTCTAACACAAAATGGACAGATATTAAAGGGAAGTAACCTTGAAAAAGACTGAGTTCTAAAATAGTATTAACTCCCACATCACCTGAATGATGAAAGAGTCCAATTACCCTCAAAGTAATGAAAGGACATTCCTTGTAGGGAAGTCCTAGCCCTAGAATAATCAGATGCCATGTCATTACATCATAATGGCCAAGTTGTGATGTCACTGCAGAGTACCTACTCTTTAGTACACACTGTAACTGAAACCAGATATGCTGAAGGGTAGAATCGGCATGAGGAGCAGACACCCAAGGAGAGGTAACAGGGCTTTTCAGGGGTTCCCTCCATGGCTTATTGCCTAGGGTTGCTCCATGGCCCTAATGTCTTTCCAGACTTGTCACGTCTTAGTTTGGTAATAGGTTTGTCTGAAATCTTTCTTCTGCAAACTCCTTTATTGCAGCTTTTGCTATCCTAAGTCCTCCATACTTGGCAGCTGTGATTGGTCAGCCCTCCCCTCCAGTGTTTCTTAGGACAGAGCATAGAACACTAGAGCAGGCTTTCCCTCAATGGGGCAGAAACTCACCATATCCATTTCATTCCCAGGGATAGATCCAAGTTTCTGGTTGTCTGAAGCACATAActtttttcaagaaaaagaaatacataaggCACAAAGGAGTGAATATATTTCaggataagaaaaaatataaaaattataatatttaaaaagctgATAAAAGGTCACAAAatccaagaaaaaattttaaagttacctaTGTGGCAAACCTAAATATTGTTTCCTAcaattttgtttttggctgcacactCTTTGATATCAGTCTTTTAATGATTACGTATAATTTTTCCATAAAGAGGTAATTCCATCACCatgatcactttaaaaaaattttttttgataatttaaaaacatttcaccTTCATACCTTGTAAGTCATAATGTTTAcataattgggggggggggggatttttGTCAAACTTGGGAAAACCCTACCAAATTTCTTTAGTATATGTGGTGTAAGACTTTGGAGCATTTTCAAATTTTGTGATAATGAATAACATAACTCTGAATTGTTGACATTAGTAGTATTCCTGGAAGCTGTATATTAGTTTGttagagctgccataacaaaatacttagactgggtagcttataatATGGAAATTTTCTCATGGTTTGGAGACTAGAAGCCTGAGATCCAGATGTtggcagggttgatttcattcTGAGGTTCCTCTCTCTTGGCTTGTGGATAGCCATCTTATCCCTATGTCTTCATATGGTCTGTCCTACCTGCATGTTTGCATCCAAATTCCATCTTATTATAAGGATAGCAGTTATACTGAATTGACTTACTCTAAAGACCTTATTTTAATTACCTCTGAATAGACCTTATTTCCCAATATggttacattctgaggtactgggagtTAGGGCTTTAACAGGAATTTTAGGGGGACACTGTTCAGCCCATAACATTATAAATACTAATAACTGTTCAAAGAAGTAACTGCAAACCACAGATGTGTAACTCCTAAACCCAAACTAAATGTATTCCCACCTCAGCTTTATTAGTCAATCCCTAAATGCCCATGGCCTCTTCAATGCCACTGGACAAAAAGAGAAGGGTAATAGaggggaagtcagaaagagacatcGATCTTGACCAACTGcagcttgaatttttttttaattctacaaaAGCCTATGAACACATTGCTGAGACTCTTCCAGTGCTTTGGAAGAGATCTATGCAAGAGAGGACTCTTAACTTCCTCCAGCTTCCTTAGCTATTGGGTAATTGTGTATCTGGTCAGTCCTGCTAATGTTACTGAGTCATGCAAAGGGGGAGGGAGTTTTCACTAAAGATTGAGAATGACgtgaattcttcagcacttagttCCTGGAAGAGCTGGGATGATCACTGACTTGCTAACTTCCTTCTCTGATAATGTCAAGTCTGGACCTCTTCCTCTCTTCCACTCCCCTACTTCAGTCCACTCCATCATCTTAAGTGTAAGGGTGAAACCCACATAAAAGAGGGAGTCTTCAGCCTGCTTTCCAGAACCAGGGCACAGGAATTTCTttccttgtatttctttcttctcttaaatCTTGAGTCTTTGACTCTTCTGCATACTCCTGACTTGGGAGTGTGTATCATTCTGAGACAAATGTGACTAAGTTGTCTACATTTCATAATTCCCAGCCCATGATCTGTGATGCCCAGAAGGACTGACTTAATCCCCCAGGAGAAGCCACTAAATTTTCACAGTTCCTGCTTGGCTTTCTAGCCAAGCTGAGTTCTTCCCAGTCAATATCCAGTCTCATTGTTTGGATTAAAGGATGAGCTCTCCATTGACAGCTGAGGGTTGTCACTGCCTAAAATGTTTcgcttttccctttcttccttacaTACAAACCATTGGGGTTTTTATAATAAGTCTTGAGTTAGGTCTATATATAGCACCGGTCTTGGCTTAAATCCTAAGTGATCAAAAGTTTCTAACTCTAAAGCTGAGAAGATTATTTCCGTTGCTTACTCCTATCATGTTTTTAAGGGATACTAGTTTGAAGGGCATGGCCCTTAGGAGTTGGGATTGTTACCAAATGTAttgagagaagggaggaaggggcaAATCCAGAGTCAACAGAAAAAGCTGAATTAGAGATACAATTTTTCATGCTTGGCAACCTTTAAAGAGCTCTAGACCTTAGTGTGGAGCAATGAAGAATCAGAAGTATCAGTTATGGTTGACGTTTTAGGGGGTATATGGGGAGTGGCAAAATCTGTGGAATACAGGGCACCCGTCTGAAACTGTTTTATAAGTTATTGTAAGTATATAAGCTATTGTGACCTAAATAAACAAGAGAAGACTATCATGAAAACAGAAGAGTCACTTCATAAAGTATTGTTCCCAAGTTTTGGTCAGAAGACTAAGAATCCTAACTATACAAACTTTTGGCCCAGAATTTTGGAGTGTGTGGAATACTGAGTGGGTGGGaagtccattttattttaatcCCTTTCTTGACAGCAAAAccaagacccccccccccccccccacacacacacacacatgaggcaCAGCTCCAGGCAGTCTTTACTAGGGCAGAGGaagggcctggggagcctggccAGACCTAATGAAGTGACCCCCTCTAGAACTTCATCTTTGAGAACACCTGTCTGGTGACAACTAGACCCGGGAAGCGGCGGAAGGTGCCAGGCTGATAGGATCCTCATTTTTCTGGGTGGCCAAGACACTTGATCCATCTCGAGA of the Muntiacus reevesi chromosome 7, mMunRee1.1, whole genome shotgun sequence genome contains:
- the PPP1R3E gene encoding protein phosphatase 1 regulatory subunit 3E gives rise to the protein MSRERHPRTDIPRNLSFIASLTERAYYLSQRPSLEEEPEEEPGEGGTRLGARSRAPGPSRGRRARSAPAGGSGIRALRNHSPDTRKRVRFADALGLELAAVRRFRPGELPRVPRHVQVQLQRDALRHFTPCQPRARGLQEARAALEPASEPGFAARLQAQRICLERVEAGPLGVAGSARVLDLAYEKRVSVRWSADGWRSQREAPAAYAGPAPPPPRADRFSFRLPAPPIGGALLFALRYRVTGHEFWDNNGGRDYALRGPEHPGSGGNPEPQGWIHFI